One window of Desulfarculus baarsii DSM 2075 genomic DNA carries:
- a CDS encoding flagellar basal body P-ring protein FlgI produces MTRRASIIATLALVAVIVAAGAAQAARLKDMASIHGVRGNQLIGYGLVMGLNGTGDKAATTFTVQGLSNMLNRMGVKVSPDNVKVKNVAAVMVTAELPAFARAGSRIDVTLSSIGDSDSLAGGTLVMTPLRAVDGNIYAVAQGPVSVGGFTAGGQAATVSKNHPTVGRIPSGAVIERELTERFGENPRISINLRVPDFTVAARVAQSIQSEIPTLAPRAVDPSTIEITLPASGLENVALMARLENLEIEPDMSSKVVVDERTGTVVMGEGVRISTVAVASGALSISVTESADVSQALPFAPGGETVVVPSTDVTVGEQKAPLAVVRSGVSIGQVVSALNALGATPRDLIVILQAIEAAGALQAKLEII; encoded by the coding sequence ATGACGCGGCGCGCATCGATCATCGCGACCCTGGCCCTGGTGGCCGTCATCGTCGCCGCCGGCGCGGCCCAGGCCGCCCGGCTCAAGGACATGGCCAGCATCCACGGCGTGCGCGGCAACCAGCTCATCGGCTATGGCTTGGTGATGGGCTTGAACGGCACCGGCGACAAGGCCGCCACAACCTTCACCGTCCAGGGCCTGTCCAACATGCTAAACCGCATGGGCGTCAAGGTCAGCCCCGACAACGTCAAGGTCAAGAACGTGGCCGCGGTGATGGTCACCGCCGAGTTGCCGGCCTTCGCCAGGGCCGGCAGCCGCATCGACGTGACCCTCAGCTCCATTGGCGACTCGGACAGCCTGGCCGGCGGCACCCTGGTCATGACGCCACTGCGCGCCGTCGACGGCAACATCTACGCCGTGGCCCAGGGCCCGGTGAGCGTGGGCGGTTTCACCGCCGGCGGCCAGGCCGCCACCGTCTCCAAGAACCACCCCACCGTGGGCCGCATCCCCAGCGGCGCGGTGATCGAGCGCGAGCTGACCGAACGCTTCGGCGAAAACCCGCGCATCAGCATCAATCTGCGCGTGCCCGACTTCACCGTGGCCGCGCGGGTGGCCCAGAGCATCCAGAGCGAGATCCCCACCCTGGCCCCCCGCGCCGTGGACCCCTCGACCATCGAGATCACCCTGCCCGCCAGCGGCCTGGAGAACGTGGCCCTGATGGCTCGGCTGGAAAACCTGGAGATCGAGCCCGACATGTCCTCCAAGGTGGTGGTCGACGAGCGCACCGGCACGGTGGTCATGGGCGAAGGCGTGCGCATCAGCACGGTGGCCGTGGCCTCGGGGGCGCTGAGCATCAGCGTCACCGAGTCGGCCGACGTCAGTCAGGCCCTGCCCTTCGCCCCCGGCGGCGAGACCGTGGTCGTTCCCAGCACCGATGTGACCGTGGGCGAGCAAAAGGCGCCCTTGGCCGTGGTGCGCAGCGGCGTTTCCATCGGCCAGGTGGTCAGCGCCCTCAACGCCCTGGGGGCCACCCCCCGCGACCTGATCGTCATCTTGCAGGCCATCGAGGCCGCCGGCGCCTTGCAGGCCAAGCTGGAGATCATCTAG
- the flgA gene encoding flagellar basal body P-ring formation chaperone FlgA encodes MRALGMAIVVMVLAALWATQAPAAPQAICFGARAEVAGQRITLLDLVENAQTLEEELRHKLAGVFVASSPALSQSRVVSGAVLRSLLAQADLPAGVTTLLPTKVEIWRASQTVSAQQIAEAFRRAAIERLGGKGGEVDVHSVSAGAEIIAPAGQLELTVRFIGGQLIGRTPAIVEVVVDGQKVKQARIVGDIDVYAPVAVASRSLARRQIIGPDDVELARINLAEAPRDVVTEPDQVIGMRTRGAVGMGQPLDMRWVEPAPLIQRGEIVNILAKAPGMRISTKGRAEETGFRGKVIRLTNLATKRTVNGRVNAPGEVIVDF; translated from the coding sequence ATGCGGGCTCTCGGGATGGCGATCGTGGTCATGGTTTTGGCGGCCCTGTGGGCGACGCAAGCCCCAGCCGCGCCCCAAGCCATTTGCTTCGGCGCGCGGGCCGAGGTGGCCGGCCAGCGGATCACCCTGCTGGACCTGGTCGAAAACGCCCAGACACTGGAAGAAGAACTGCGCCACAAGCTGGCCGGGGTGTTCGTGGCCTCCAGCCCGGCTCTGAGCCAGTCGCGGGTGGTTTCGGGGGCGGTCTTGCGCTCGCTTTTGGCCCAGGCCGACCTGCCCGCCGGCGTGACGACGCTTTTGCCCACCAAGGTCGAGATTTGGCGGGCCAGCCAGACGGTCAGCGCCCAGCAGATCGCCGAGGCCTTCCGCCGGGCGGCCATCGAACGCCTGGGCGGCAAGGGCGGCGAGGTCGACGTGCATTCGGTCAGCGCCGGGGCCGAGATCATCGCGCCGGCTGGCCAGTTGGAGCTGACGGTCCGTTTCATCGGCGGCCAGCTCATTGGCCGCACGCCGGCCATCGTCGAGGTCGTCGTCGACGGCCAGAAGGTCAAGCAGGCGCGCATCGTCGGCGACATCGACGTCTACGCGCCGGTGGCGGTGGCCTCGCGCAGCCTGGCCCGGCGGCAAATCATCGGCCCCGACGACGTGGAGTTGGCGCGCATCAATCTGGCCGAGGCCCCCCGCGACGTGGTCACCGAGCCTGACCAGGTCATCGGCATGCGCACCCGCGGCGCGGTGGGCATGGGCCAACCCCTGGACATGCGCTGGGTCGAACCGGCCCCGCTGATCCAGCGCGGCGAGATCGTCAACATTCTGGCCAAGGCCCCGGGCATGCGCATCAGCACCAAGGGCCGGGCCGAGGAAACCGGGTTCAGGGGCAAGGTCATCCGCCTGACCAACCTGGCCACCAAGCGCACCGTCAACGGCCGCGTCAACGCCCCCGGCGAAGTGATCGTCGATTTTTGA
- a CDS encoding flagellar basal body L-ring protein FlgH, translating into MTKTTLTIAAVAMALCLAGCASSPGQFQPSLPAAPKPTIDITHPKPTAGSLFVATRSDMFTDLRARNVGDIIVVEIVENSKAAKKNDTKAERKSDYDIGVSSFMGYEQDLPGSDPSKLIGANFNSKSDAKAQLTKEDTMTSSIGCTVVEVLNNGNMIVKGSRELQVNGETQYIVLQGTVRPQDVTSENTVYSTQLADATIHYTGRGVLTDKQTPGWLARLLDQVWPF; encoded by the coding sequence ATGACCAAGACAACCCTGACCATCGCCGCCGTCGCCATGGCCCTTTGCCTGGCCGGCTGCGCCTCCAGCCCGGGCCAGTTCCAGCCCAGCCTGCCGGCCGCGCCCAAGCCGACGATCGACATCACCCACCCCAAGCCCACGGCCGGGTCGTTGTTCGTGGCCACCCGTAGCGACATGTTCACCGACCTGCGGGCGCGCAACGTCGGCGACATCATCGTGGTGGAGATCGTGGAAAACTCCAAGGCCGCCAAGAAGAACGACACCAAGGCCGAGCGCAAGAGCGACTACGACATCGGCGTCAGCAGCTTCATGGGCTACGAGCAGGATCTGCCCGGCTCCGACCCCAGCAAGCTGATCGGGGCCAACTTCAACAGCAAGAGCGACGCCAAGGCCCAACTGACCAAGGAAGACACCATGACCTCTTCCATCGGCTGCACGGTGGTGGAGGTGCTCAACAACGGCAACATGATCGTCAAGGGCTCGCGCGAGCTGCAAGTCAACGGCGAGACGCAGTATATCGTCTTGCAGGGCACCGTGCGGCCCCAGGACGTGACCAGCGAAAACACCGTCTACTCGACCCAACTGGCCGACGCGACCATCCACTACACCGGCCGCGGCGTGCTCACCGACAAGCAGACGCCCGGCTGGCTGGCCCGGCTGTTGGATCAGGTCTGGCCGTTCTAG
- a CDS encoding peptidoglycan DD-metalloendopeptidase family protein: MSFGSQLIPASYSAGLDKGLGKEELEKAKLSQACKMFEAYFLKQMMSAMRQTLEGDTLLGGGNAEKIFTDMLDQAYADEAVAGDSGVGLAAMLEKQLGRSLLPHAGSAKQMPGLASAGRQALAAGAQSGQIELDAPLQGAITSTFGTRIHPISGQEQEHTGLDLAAPEGSDIQTAAAGEVIFAGENGGYGNLVIVRHVDGRQTYYAHCQDILVAEGQQVSRGQVIATVGSTGTSTGPHLHFEVRNSVGQPQDPLPTIRAGLNTTA; encoded by the coding sequence ATGAGTTTCGGCAGCCAGCTCATACCCGCCAGCTACTCGGCCGGCCTGGACAAGGGCCTGGGCAAGGAAGAACTGGAAAAGGCCAAGCTGAGCCAGGCCTGCAAGATGTTCGAGGCCTATTTCCTCAAGCAGATGATGTCGGCCATGCGCCAGACCCTGGAAGGCGACACCCTGCTGGGCGGCGGCAACGCCGAGAAGATCTTCACCGACATGCTCGACCAGGCCTACGCTGACGAGGCGGTGGCCGGCGACAGCGGCGTGGGCCTGGCCGCCATGCTCGAAAAGCAACTGGGCCGCAGCCTTTTGCCCCACGCCGGCAGCGCCAAGCAGATGCCCGGCCTGGCCAGCGCCGGCCGCCAGGCCCTGGCCGCCGGGGCGCAAAGCGGCCAGATCGAATTGGACGCGCCGTTGCAGGGGGCCATCACCAGCACCTTCGGAACCCGCATCCACCCCATCAGCGGCCAGGAGCAGGAGCACACCGGCCTGGACCTGGCCGCGCCGGAGGGCTCGGATATCCAGACCGCCGCCGCCGGTGAGGTCATCTTCGCCGGCGAAAACGGCGGCTATGGCAATTTGGTCATCGTCCGCCACGTCGACGGCCGCCAGACCTACTACGCCCACTGCCAGGACATCCTGGTGGCCGAGGGTCAACAGGTCAGCCGCGGCCAAGTCATCGCCACCGTGGGCAGCACGGGCACGTCCACCGGGCCCCATTTGCACTTCGAGGTGCGCAACAGCGTCGGTCAACCCCAAGACCCCCTGCCCACCATCAGGGCCGGCCTGAATACCACCGCTTAA